Proteins from a genomic interval of Niabella soli DSM 19437:
- a CDS encoding NUDIX hydrolase, which translates to MEDLKWKTLSSEYLFKDLWFTVRKDRCKTPQGKIVDPYYVYEFPTWVTAFALTEENQVLLEMQYRHGLGETHYEIPGGCVDDTDASLEAAIKRELKEETGYEFSKYEYLGKTCANPSTNNNWMHMFLATGGKKTGEQQLDPNEEIHIELVSMEHFKELFRKNQFVQSMHVTCMLYALQRLGELKV; encoded by the coding sequence ATGGAAGACTTGAAATGGAAGACACTGTCTTCGGAATATTTGTTTAAAGACCTCTGGTTTACGGTTCGCAAAGACCGTTGCAAAACACCGCAGGGAAAGATTGTGGATCCATACTATGTATATGAGTTTCCTACCTGGGTAACGGCTTTCGCGCTTACTGAAGAGAACCAGGTGCTGCTTGAAATGCAGTACCGGCATGGGTTGGGAGAGACGCATTACGAGATCCCGGGCGGGTGTGTTGATGACACGGATGCCAGCCTGGAGGCGGCCATTAAAAGAGAATTGAAGGAGGAAACCGGGTACGAGTTTTCAAAATATGAATACCTGGGCAAAACCTGTGCGAATCCCTCCACCAACAATAACTGGATGCATATGTTCCTGGCCACCGGTGGTAAAAAGACGGGGGAACAGCAACTGGATCCTAATGAAGAAATTCACATAGAACTGGTGTCGATGGAGCATTTTAAAGAACTATTCCGGAAAAACCAGTTTGTGCAGTCGATGCACGTAACCTGTATGCTGTATGCCTTACAGCGATTAGGCGAACTGAAAGTATAA
- a CDS encoding glycosyltransferase family 2 protein, whose translation MRYSIIIINYKTPQLVVQCLQSIYAGTADAIEVIVVDNDSADNSEQLIRQAYPQVQWFQMGYNSGFARANNQGIRLSKGEIVLLLNSDTVNNNNAISTCFDRFNNDRFIACGVQLLNEDGSPQISGNFFMKGGLNYLMTLPYTGELIRRIAVGSGVKKTNIAEATSTIEVDWINGAFLMVKKSAIEKAGLMDEDFFLYSEESEWCSRLKKLGALCIYGDLNIYHLEGGSSKDVFNSKRKGYRDYSDKKGLQIMVSNFLGFRKQYGIGWYVFHQAIHLFNIPVYFFIVVLKSLVLTPGVKKEWKEWLGYVKNVFKALSLTPRIIANRPYFYKML comes from the coding sequence ATGCGTTATTCGATCATAATCATTAATTATAAAACCCCGCAATTGGTGGTGCAATGCCTGCAAAGTATCTATGCCGGCACTGCGGATGCTATTGAAGTTATTGTGGTGGACAACGATTCGGCAGACAATAGCGAACAACTCATTAGGCAGGCTTACCCGCAGGTGCAATGGTTCCAGATGGGCTATAACAGCGGGTTTGCGCGTGCTAATAACCAGGGCATCCGGCTTTCAAAAGGTGAAATTGTTTTATTGCTCAATTCAGATACGGTTAATAACAACAACGCCATTTCCACCTGCTTCGACCGGTTTAACAACGACCGTTTTATTGCCTGTGGTGTACAATTGTTGAATGAAGATGGTTCACCGCAGATATCGGGTAATTTTTTTATGAAAGGCGGATTGAACTACCTGATGACGCTTCCGTACACAGGCGAGCTTATCCGCCGGATAGCTGTTGGATCGGGCGTAAAAAAAACAAATATCGCTGAAGCTACGAGTACCATTGAAGTGGACTGGATCAACGGTGCTTTTTTAATGGTAAAGAAAAGCGCCATTGAAAAAGCCGGGTTAATGGATGAAGACTTCTTCTTATATTCGGAAGAATCGGAATGGTGCAGCAGGTTAAAAAAACTGGGAGCCCTTTGTATTTACGGGGACCTGAATATTTATCACCTGGAGGGCGGTTCCTCCAAAGATGTCTTTAACTCAAAGCGAAAAGGCTACCGGGATTATTCCGATAAAAAGGGTTTGCAGATTATGGTGTCGAATTTCCTGGGGTTCCGGAAACAGTACGGCATTGGGTGGTACGTCTTCCACCAGGCCATTCATCTATTTAATATCCCCGTTTATTTTTTCATAGTGGTGCTAAAAAGCCTGGTGCTGACTCCGGGCGTAAAAAAAGAATGGAAGGAATGGTTGGGCTACGTCAAAAATGTTTTTAAAGCCCTGAGCTTGACCCCGAGGATCATCGCCAACCGGCCTTATTTTTATAAGATGCTCTAG
- a CDS encoding queuosine precursor transporter, translating to MIHTIIRHRPTRLYILLGTFFVANAIIAEVVGVKIFSLERTLGISPLNISILGNYFSFNLTAGVLLWPVVFIMTDIINEYYGMKGVRFLSFLAAGLIAYTFIMFQGAIFLTPADFWVHNYVKNHVPNADYAYRVMLGQGSWIIVGSLGAFLLGQILDVASFHRIKKITGEKAIWLRSTGSTLISQLVDSFVVLFIAFYIGPRVSSNQGEPWSLKLVLSICVGNYIYKSIIAIVMTPVIYWVHNWIERYLGHEMAAKMKQGAMGEEI from the coding sequence ATGATCCATACTATCATCAGGCATAGACCTACCCGGCTTTATATTTTATTGGGAACTTTTTTTGTAGCCAATGCCATCATTGCCGAGGTGGTTGGCGTAAAAATATTTTCGCTGGAACGAACATTAGGCATTTCCCCTTTGAACATAAGTATCCTGGGCAACTACTTTTCCTTCAATCTTACGGCAGGCGTGCTCTTGTGGCCGGTGGTATTTATTATGACCGATATTATCAACGAGTATTACGGCATGAAAGGGGTTCGTTTTCTATCGTTCCTAGCTGCGGGTTTAATCGCGTATACCTTTATAATGTTCCAGGGAGCCATATTCCTTACCCCTGCCGATTTCTGGGTGCATAATTATGTAAAGAACCATGTACCGAACGCAGATTATGCCTACCGGGTGATGCTGGGCCAGGGTTCCTGGATCATTGTGGGCTCCCTGGGAGCCTTTCTCCTGGGGCAGATACTCGACGTAGCTTCTTTTCACCGGATCAAAAAAATAACCGGTGAAAAGGCCATCTGGCTACGGTCTACCGGCTCCACGCTGATCTCGCAACTGGTGGATAGTTTTGTAGTATTATTTATAGCTTTTTATATTGGGCCGCGCGTCTCTTCCAACCAGGGGGAGCCCTGGAGCCTGAAACTGGTGCTCAGCATTTGCGTGGGCAATTACATTTACAAATCCATTATTGCGATCGTTATGACCCCGGTCATTTATTGGGTGCATAACTGGATCGAACGGTACCTGGGGCATGAAATGGCCGCAAAAATGAAACAGGGCGCTATGGGGGAGGAAATTTGA
- a CDS encoding glycosyltransferase family 4 protein gives MIKIASLVSYRIVPPVTGGEKGIYYFLQSLGEFAALSCFTVEENKPLAGGNISVLPVLGTSKAAWRYANPFLFFKIKKACKKLGINCLVIEHPYYGWLGALLKYFAGIKLIVHSHNIESTRFRTLGKRWWRLLFHYEKFTHRKAALSFFISASDQQFAIQNFGLLPHKTMVCTYGIPGLQPTPEADKKTAKQHILEQYQLEGETVLLLFNGTLSYQPNLDAVKEIVEKINPLLQKQSLPNYKIIICGKGLPDSFNNLEAYKDQDVIYAGFVDDIKLYFDAADVFINPVTDGGGIKTKLIEALAANARAVSYASGAIGVDAFLTGGNMKIVEDGNATAFVSALTGILARQKSETPAAFFDHFNWRSITRKAAEAIERLL, from the coding sequence TTGATAAAAATTGCTTCTTTAGTTTCCTACAGGATTGTTCCACCGGTTACGGGGGGAGAAAAGGGGATCTATTATTTTTTGCAAAGTCTTGGTGAGTTTGCCGCTCTTTCTTGTTTTACCGTTGAGGAAAATAAACCGCTTGCCGGCGGAAACATAAGCGTATTGCCGGTTTTGGGAACTTCGAAAGCAGCATGGCGCTACGCCAACCCCTTTTTGTTCTTTAAAATTAAAAAGGCGTGTAAGAAACTTGGCATTAACTGTCTGGTTATTGAACATCCATATTACGGTTGGCTGGGGGCCTTATTGAAATATTTTGCTGGTATTAAGCTCATAGTTCATTCGCATAATATTGAAAGTACGCGGTTCCGGACCCTTGGAAAAAGGTGGTGGCGACTGCTGTTTCATTATGAAAAATTCACCCACCGGAAAGCGGCGCTCAGTTTTTTTATTTCAGCCAGCGATCAGCAATTCGCTATTCAAAATTTTGGGTTACTTCCTCATAAAACAATGGTTTGCACCTATGGTATACCGGGGCTGCAACCCACACCTGAAGCAGACAAAAAAACAGCAAAACAACACATCCTGGAGCAGTACCAATTGGAAGGGGAAACAGTCCTGTTACTGTTTAACGGCACTCTGAGTTATCAACCGAACCTGGACGCGGTAAAGGAAATTGTTGAAAAGATCAACCCGCTGTTGCAAAAACAATCGTTGCCCAATTATAAGATAATTATTTGCGGCAAAGGATTACCCGATTCCTTTAACAACCTCGAAGCCTATAAAGATCAGGATGTGATCTATGCCGGTTTTGTTGATGATATCAAGCTCTATTTTGATGCGGCGGACGTTTTTATCAACCCGGTCACGGATGGGGGCGGTATCAAAACAAAGCTGATAGAAGCATTGGCGGCCAATGCGCGGGCAGTTTCTTATGCCTCTGGTGCCATTGGCGTGGATGCATTTCTTACCGGCGGCAATATGAAAATTGTGGAGGATGGGAATGCTACGGCTTTCGTGAGCGCACTAACAGGAATACTTGCCCGACAAAAATCCGAAACACCGGCTGCTTTCTTTGATCATTTTAACTGGCGATCTATTACTAGGAAAGCCGCTGAAGCAATTGAAAGACTTTTATGA
- the carA gene encoding glutamine-hydrolyzing carbamoyl-phosphate synthase small subunit, with amino-acid sequence MSDTQAPAILLLEDGTVCTGKAFGAIGTTTGEICFNTGMTGYQEVFTDPSYYGQIVIMNAVHVGNYGVIDEDVESDSVKILGVIAKNLNENYSRRRAMGSLDAYLKKNNIVSIHDVDTRALVTHVRTKGAMNCIISSEIFDISALKKRLAEVPSMDGLELASKVSTKTVYEEGDPQAPIRIAVMDYGIKRNILKCMTDRGAFVKVFPAKTPLEEVKAFNPDGYFISNGPGDPAAMDYAVDQMQQILKEEKPLFGICLGHQLLALANGISTFKMHHGHRGLNHPVKNLITGRSEITTQNHGFGVDPDSIKGSELVEITHVNLNDQSIEGIRVKNKPAFSVQYHPESTPGPHDSRYLFDDFINLIKLSKN; translated from the coding sequence ATGTCTGATACTCAAGCTCCCGCAATTTTACTTCTGGAAGATGGAACCGTTTGTACCGGTAAAGCCTTTGGCGCCATCGGCACTACCACCGGCGAAATTTGTTTTAATACCGGCATGACCGGCTACCAGGAAGTTTTTACGGACCCCAGTTATTATGGCCAGATCGTGATCATGAACGCGGTACATGTGGGTAATTATGGAGTAATTGATGAAGATGTGGAGTCCGACAGCGTAAAGATCCTCGGCGTGATTGCAAAAAACCTGAACGAAAACTATTCCCGCAGGCGCGCAATGGGCTCACTGGACGCTTATTTAAAAAAGAACAATATTGTTTCGATACATGATGTGGATACCAGGGCCCTGGTTACCCATGTGCGTACAAAGGGCGCGATGAACTGTATTATCTCTTCTGAGATTTTCGATATTTCAGCACTGAAAAAACGGCTTGCGGAAGTGCCTTCTATGGACGGACTGGAGCTGGCGTCAAAAGTATCTACAAAAACGGTTTACGAGGAAGGTGATCCGCAGGCTCCTATCCGCATTGCGGTGATGGACTACGGAATCAAAAGAAACATTCTTAAATGCATGACCGACAGGGGCGCTTTTGTAAAAGTATTCCCGGCAAAAACACCCCTGGAGGAAGTAAAAGCCTTTAACCCGGATGGCTATTTTATATCTAACGGGCCCGGCGACCCGGCGGCAATGGACTACGCTGTTGACCAGATGCAGCAGATCCTGAAAGAAGAAAAACCACTGTTCGGCATCTGCCTGGGGCACCAGTTACTGGCGCTGGCCAACGGTATTTCCACCTTTAAAATGCACCACGGGCACCGCGGCTTAAACCACCCGGTTAAAAATTTAATTACAGGCAGATCCGAAATAACTACTCAGAATCATGGCTTTGGCGTTGATCCGGATTCTATAAAAGGTTCAGAACTGGTGGAAATAACCCATGTCAATCTTAACGACCAATCCATTGAAGGGATCCGGGTGAAAAACAAACCCGCATTTTCCGTTCAATACCACCCTGAAAGCACACCGGGGCCGCATGACTCAAGGTATTTATTTGATGATTTTATCAATCTGATCAAACTTTCAAAAAATTAA
- a CDS encoding glycosyltransferase family 2 protein, translated as MHPFISICIPAYNRADRLKRLLDSIAIQGFRDFEVIVTDDSNTDAVEQLVSTYSGKIPIRYQRNIPALGTPENWNEGIRKASGTWIKLMHDDDWFATPAALGIFAEQARLHPGAFIFSAYNNAYDNGASKAVYPSLSRLKRVLQFPLNLWASNCIGPPTVVMHPNDRKHIYDNRMKWLVDIDMYIRRMEGNKTVYIPERLINVGMGSTQVTAAVKNDPAVEIPEHFLLLKKAGLHSLKHLLVYDYHWRFIRNFGITGFQTFYQYGYTGPELPLYKSMIHWQNRIPKKLLKKGIVSKSLMFLHYLCNRNKI; from the coding sequence ATGCATCCTTTTATCTCCATTTGTATTCCTGCCTATAACAGGGCTGATCGTTTAAAACGATTGCTGGATTCCATTGCAATACAGGGGTTCAGGGATTTTGAAGTTATTGTCACAGACGACAGCAACACGGATGCCGTCGAACAGCTCGTTTCAACTTATTCCGGAAAAATACCCATTCGCTACCAGCGCAACATTCCTGCCCTGGGCACGCCGGAAAACTGGAATGAAGGCATAAGGAAAGCCAGCGGAACATGGATCAAGCTGATGCACGATGACGACTGGTTTGCCACCCCTGCGGCGCTGGGAATTTTTGCGGAGCAAGCCCGGTTACATCCCGGAGCGTTTATTTTCAGCGCTTATAATAATGCATACGATAATGGCGCCAGCAAGGCCGTTTATCCTTCCTTATCTCGTTTGAAAAGGGTCCTCCAGTTCCCTTTGAATCTTTGGGCAAGTAATTGTATCGGCCCCCCTACGGTGGTAATGCACCCCAATGATAGAAAGCATATTTATGACAACCGTATGAAGTGGCTGGTAGATATTGATATGTACATCCGGCGCATGGAAGGCAATAAAACAGTATATATTCCCGAACGGCTGATCAATGTGGGCATGGGCAGCACACAGGTAACCGCGGCAGTGAAGAACGATCCGGCAGTTGAGATCCCCGAGCATTTTCTGCTGCTTAAAAAGGCGGGCCTGCATTCCCTGAAACATCTGCTGGTATACGATTACCATTGGCGCTTTATCCGCAATTTTGGGATCACAGGGTTTCAGACTTTTTATCAATATGGATATACCGGGCCGGAACTGCCCCTTTATAAAAGTATGATCCATTGGCAAAACCGGATTCCAAAAAAATTATTAAAAAAGGGAATTGTATCAAAATCCCTGATGTTTCTGCATTATTTATGCAACAGAAATAAGATCTAA
- a CDS encoding class I SAM-dependent methyltransferase, whose amino-acid sequence MRTIHEIFENYSGPLLNKWDNYIDIYDFYFSKFRGKELVFLEIGIAHGGSIQFWKEYFGENIKIYAVDVNPQSKKFEGDNVKVFIGSQEDPVFLEQLKKEVPPIDILLDDGGHTMKQQLTTFNVLFDHVKEDGIYVCEDLHTSYYRTYGGGLKRKGTFIEFAKTHIDSLHGWFANKKQKAQMMDQITTSVWSIQFYNSIVVYLKKRIKKPENTFKGDETVTIGDYAAFGQTPTITGRLKKIFRKKN is encoded by the coding sequence ATGAGAACGATCCATGAAATATTTGAAAATTATTCCGGCCCGCTTTTAAATAAATGGGATAATTATATCGATATATATGATTTTTATTTTTCCAAATTCAGGGGAAAGGAGTTGGTGTTCCTGGAAATAGGGATCGCACATGGAGGCTCCATCCAGTTCTGGAAGGAATATTTTGGAGAAAATATTAAGATATATGCGGTTGACGTAAATCCGCAAAGCAAAAAATTTGAAGGCGATAATGTAAAGGTGTTTATCGGATCACAGGAAGACCCGGTGTTCCTGGAACAATTAAAGAAAGAAGTTCCCCCGATTGATATTTTATTGGACGACGGCGGGCATACGATGAAACAGCAGTTGACCACTTTTAATGTATTGTTTGATCATGTAAAAGAGGATGGCATTTATGTGTGCGAAGACCTGCATACTTCGTATTACAGAACCTATGGGGGCGGACTAAAACGAAAAGGGACCTTTATTGAATTTGCCAAAACGCATATCGACAGCCTCCATGGCTGGTTTGCCAACAAGAAACAAAAAGCGCAGATGATGGATCAGATCACTACATCCGTCTGGTCCATCCAGTTTTATAATTCTATTGTGGTGTACCTGAAAAAGCGGATCAAAAAACCTGAAAATACATTTAAAGGGGATGAAACCGTTACTATTGGTGATTATGCGGCTTTTGGGCAAACGCCTACTATTACCGGGAGGTTGAAAAAAATATTTAGGAAAAAGAACTGA
- a CDS encoding FKBP-type peptidyl-prolyl cis-trans isomerase, with product MSNKIEAQKEAGRKFLEENKVKEGITVLPEGIQYEVIKEGSGKQPAVSNSVTAHYRGALLDGTEFDSSFKRNQPFTAPLKALIKGWQIAIPLMKEGSHWRLWIPSDLAYGDRGAGSDIPGGATLLFEVELLQVH from the coding sequence ATGAGCAACAAAATTGAAGCCCAGAAAGAGGCCGGTAGAAAATTCCTGGAGGAAAATAAAGTAAAAGAAGGCATAACGGTATTGCCCGAAGGGATCCAGTATGAAGTAATTAAAGAAGGTAGCGGTAAACAACCCGCAGTAAGCAATTCTGTAACGGCCCACTACCGCGGTGCATTGCTGGACGGAACAGAATTTGATAGTTCCTTTAAGCGCAACCAGCCTTTTACAGCTCCGTTGAAGGCCCTGATCAAGGGGTGGCAGATCGCAATCCCGCTGATGAAGGAAGGAAGCCACTGGCGGCTGTGGATCCCGTCGGATCTTGCTTACGGCGACAGGGGCGCGGGCAGTGACATTCCGGGGGGTGCAACGCTGTTGTTTGAAGTAGAGTTGCTGCAGGTGCATTAG
- a CDS encoding YfhO family protein: protein MKNSWLKSSIPHIIAVVIFVVVALIFCKPVLEGNELQQHDIVGWKGAAQNAFEVKEKTGKMPLWNTTLFSGMPNYQIAMEGKSVLPDLTKIFGLGLPVPANFFFIACICFYILGLALGLNPFAAVLGALAYGFSTYNPVIISAGHNTKMLAIGFMPLLLAGILLIFNRRYWIGLAVAVLGAYQELMSNHPQVNYYFFIIAGFITLFYTAQWIREKDFKQIGIAVVLCGVAAGVGLGAYYLTYATTKEYTEYTMRGGKSVEIQGDKVTTVNTKGLDDSYAFSYSMRLSEPLVMLMPDAYGGSSASPLKESSQEKMVEQLTALGNPQLNAVAPQMVAQMPGYWGGMAKPGESTSGPPYMGVLAVLLALIGFVILKGPLKWGLLVASVLAIVMSWGGYFADFNGILLHDLPLYNKFRAPSMALVIPQLTFIVMAVLTVQRIFFAPDGKAFLEQNFKKVLYTMGGLIVLIALIYLGQSYNSGYDELISGQLPDQIKTIIIGGAKQERQSVFGAQLLRTLLFAAVLLAILYLYMKNKLKPVVATVVLGLIVFIDLWAIDKKYLTDENYVPKEEVVARSFVKTPADDQISQDKDPHYRVFDVNGMNDNHAVYFHRSVLGYHPAKLRIYQDIIERYFGQQPPQDLLNALDVKYIITQNQQGQQSVIPNPGAFGAAWFVKGLKPEANAASELQAVGATHLRDTAIVPQAAVAAIGAIQADTTATITLTKYTNDAIEYNANSATPQFAVFSEVYYPAGWVATIDGKEAAIIKTDYFMRGLVIPAGKHKVQFAFEPATVKRGITVSYISSILVVILVLGGFAMQWWVDKNKKNKTAA from the coding sequence ATGAAAAATAGTTGGTTAAAAAGTAGTATTCCCCACATCATAGCGGTTGTTATTTTTGTTGTGGTTGCGCTGATCTTCTGTAAGCCGGTGCTGGAGGGCAATGAATTACAGCAACATGATATTGTTGGCTGGAAGGGCGCAGCACAGAACGCTTTTGAAGTAAAAGAAAAAACGGGAAAGATGCCTTTATGGAATACAACGCTGTTCAGCGGGATGCCCAATTACCAAATCGCGATGGAGGGAAAATCGGTGCTGCCGGATCTTACAAAAATTTTTGGGCTGGGATTGCCTGTGCCGGCTAACTTTTTCTTTATAGCCTGTATTTGTTTTTATATCCTTGGACTTGCGTTGGGCCTGAACCCATTTGCTGCTGTGTTGGGGGCGTTGGCTTATGGATTTTCCACTTATAACCCCGTCATTATTTCCGCCGGTCATAATACCAAAATGCTTGCCATCGGTTTTATGCCCTTATTGCTGGCGGGCATCCTGCTGATCTTTAATAGACGCTACTGGATCGGGTTGGCTGTAGCGGTATTGGGCGCTTACCAGGAATTGATGTCGAACCACCCCCAGGTGAACTATTACTTTTTTATAATCGCAGGCTTCATCACCTTGTTTTATACGGCACAATGGATCCGCGAAAAAGATTTTAAACAAATCGGTATTGCGGTAGTGCTCTGTGGCGTTGCTGCCGGGGTGGGACTCGGGGCTTATTATTTAACCTATGCCACAACAAAAGAATATACAGAATATACCATGCGCGGGGGGAAATCCGTGGAAATACAGGGAGACAAGGTTACAACTGTGAATACAAAGGGGCTTGATGACAGCTACGCTTTTTCTTATAGCATGCGTTTGTCCGAACCGCTTGTAATGTTGATGCCGGATGCTTATGGAGGAAGCAGCGCTTCACCGTTAAAAGAAAGCAGCCAGGAAAAAATGGTTGAGCAATTAACGGCATTGGGAAATCCGCAATTAAATGCGGTCGCTCCGCAAATGGTGGCGCAGATGCCGGGGTATTGGGGTGGTATGGCCAAGCCGGGCGAATCAACCTCGGGCCCTCCCTACATGGGTGTCCTTGCTGTACTGTTGGCTTTGATCGGCTTTGTTATATTGAAAGGGCCATTAAAATGGGGTTTGCTTGTAGCATCCGTACTGGCTATTGTGATGAGCTGGGGGGGCTATTTTGCCGATTTTAACGGAATCTTATTGCATGACCTGCCCTTGTATAATAAATTTCGCGCGCCTTCAATGGCGTTGGTAATACCGCAGCTTACGTTTATTGTAATGGCTGTGCTAACGGTACAACGAATCTTCTTTGCCCCGGATGGTAAGGCTTTTTTGGAACAAAATTTTAAAAAGGTACTGTATACGATGGGAGGATTGATCGTTTTAATAGCACTGATTTATTTGGGCCAATCCTATAACTCAGGCTATGACGAGCTGATCAGTGGTCAGTTGCCGGATCAGATCAAAACGATTATCATCGGTGGAGCGAAGCAGGAGCGCCAATCTGTATTCGGAGCGCAGCTTTTAAGAACGCTTTTGTTCGCTGCTGTATTATTGGCAATACTGTACCTATATATGAAAAACAAATTGAAACCGGTTGTTGCCACTGTTGTGCTGGGACTCATTGTGTTTATTGATTTGTGGGCTATTGATAAAAAATACCTGACAGATGAGAATTATGTTCCTAAAGAGGAAGTAGTAGCCCGGAGCTTTGTAAAAACACCGGCCGATGATCAGATTTCGCAAGACAAAGATCCGCATTACCGGGTGTTTGATGTAAACGGAATGAATGATAACCACGCCGTATATTTCCACCGTTCGGTACTGGGGTATCACCCGGCGAAGCTGCGTATTTATCAGGATATTATTGAACGCTATTTTGGCCAGCAACCGCCACAGGACCTGTTGAATGCCTTAGATGTTAAATATATTATTACCCAGAATCAACAGGGACAACAGTCCGTTATTCCCAATCCGGGAGCATTTGGCGCGGCATGGTTTGTAAAGGGGCTGAAACCGGAAGCGAATGCTGCCAGCGAACTACAGGCGGTCGGGGCTACGCATTTAAGAGACACCGCAATCGTGCCACAGGCCGCCGTTGCCGCTATCGGTGCTATACAAGCGGATACCACGGCCACTATTACATTGACAAAATATACCAACGACGCTATCGAATACAACGCGAACAGCGCAACACCTCAATTCGCTGTGTTCAGCGAAGTATATTATCCTGCGGGTTGGGTGGCTACTATTGATGGTAAGGAAGCGGCCATTATAAAAACAGATTATTTTATGCGCGGGTTGGTTATACCGGCGGGTAAACATAAAGTTCAGTTTGCATTTGAACCGGCAACAGTAAAAAGAGGAATCACTGTTTCTTATATCAGTTCTATTTTGGTTGTAATCCTGGTATTGGGTGGTTTCGCCATGCAATGGTGGGTAGATAAAAATAAAAAAAACAAGACGGCAGCTTGA
- a CDS encoding YfiT family bacillithiol transferase: MIENQYPIGKLEERVFTDTVKQECLGAIRYLPNMLEAAITNLDEAQLQTSYRKGGWTVHQLVHHVADSHLNAYTRFKLGLTEENPVIRPYDEVAWAELNDVRNLPVNISVTLLYALHARWHEAIKDLSDQQWSRTLVHPATGVARPLSYYVQLYAWHGKHHVAQINYLREKRKWKT, translated from the coding sequence GTGATCGAGAATCAATATCCTATTGGTAAGCTGGAGGAGCGTGTGTTTACCGATACCGTAAAGCAGGAATGCCTGGGCGCGATCCGGTATTTGCCCAATATGCTGGAAGCGGCTATTACTAATTTGGATGAAGCCCAATTGCAAACATCTTACCGCAAAGGCGGCTGGACGGTGCATCAGTTGGTGCATCACGTTGCCGATAGTCATTTAAATGCCTACACCCGGTTTAAACTGGGCCTGACGGAAGAAAACCCCGTTATCCGGCCCTACGATGAAGTGGCCTGGGCCGAATTAAATGATGTACGCAATTTGCCGGTTAATATTTCGGTGACCTTATTGTATGCCTTACACGCAAGGTGGCATGAAGCAATAAAGGATTTGTCTGATCAGCAATGGAGCCGAACGTTGGTCCATCCGGCAACGGGTGTGGCCCGTCCGCTTTCTTATTACGTGCAACTATACGCCTGGCATGGGAAACATCATGTAGCGCAAATCAATTATTTAAGAGAAAAAAGGAAATGGAAGACTTGA